A stretch of the Vanacampus margaritifer isolate UIUO_Vmar chromosome 6, RoL_Vmar_1.0, whole genome shotgun sequence genome encodes the following:
- the ada2a gene encoding adenosine deaminase 2-A yields MVVVLQRPLAAVACLLLWHAAGVLSRPDPKKREALIELEASQQTGGQIVLTDLEKLLDARLDQMKQDEMAKANFPPAMHFFRAKPLIESSPIFSLLQKMPKGGALHVHDLAMGDPEWLVKNVTYRPNCYMCITDERSVRFVFSAGQPKSVPNCSPWILMETLRNKSVNVTDLDNSILANLTLFTDGDPEILYPDQVVVWEKFKLNFMAVMGLLTYAPVFREYFYHGLSLLNDDHVMYVEVRALLPEVYELDGSVHDSAWALKTYGDVTRQFVADHPDFFGSRFIFIVNRAIDVDALKVLVEKAMKLQRDFPDLMVGFDLVGREDDGKPLWYFRDALSLPEDTGVTLPYFFHAGETNLEGTDVDQNLLDAILFNTSRIGHGFALVRHPLARELSKKRGVAVEVCPISNQVLKLVDDLRNHPAAVLMSQNHPMVISSDDPAMFGTFGLSYDFYEAFVGFGGNRSHVGTLKQLAINSILYSSLSPELQNKALGLWQRKWDKFVSENAFPKQECSHGHLFCSYADTFPFRRLFKSAAVL; encoded by the exons ATGGTGGTTGTGTTACAGCGCCCCCTCGCGGCGGTCGCCTGTCTGCTGCTGTGGCATGCAGCAGGTGTCCTGTCCAGGCCGGACCCCAAGAAGAGGGAGGCTCTCATAGAGCTGGAGGCCTCCCAGCAGACCGGGGGGCAAATTGTGCTAACGGACTTGGAGAAGCTTCTGGATGCTCGGCTGGACCAAATGAAGCAGGATGAGATGGCCAAAGCTAATTTCCCTCCGGCCATGCACTTCTTCCGGGCCAAACCTTTAATCGAGAGCAGCCCCATCTTTAGCCTGCTGCAGAAGATGCCCAAAG gtGGAGCGTTGCACGTCCACGACCTTGCCATGGGGGATCCCGAGTGGCTCGTGAAGAATGTGACGTATCGGCCAAACTGCTACATGTGCATAACCGACGAGCGGTCGGTCAGATTCGTCTTCTCAGCGGGGCAGCCTAAGAGTGTGCCTAACTGCTCTCCTTGGATTCTGATGGAAACACTCAGGAACAAATCGGTCAACGTCACAGATCTGGACAACAG CATCCTGGCCAACTTGACGCTCTTCACTGACGGCGATCCCGAGATCTTGTACCCCGACCAGGTTGTGGTTTGGGAGAAGTTTAAGCTGAACTTCATGGCTGTGATGGGTCTGCTCACATACGCTCCTGTCTTCAGAGAGTATTTCTATCACGGCCTCAGCCTGTTAAACGACGATCATGTCATGTATGTGGAAGTGCGCGCATTACTCCCGGAG GTATACGAGTTGGACGGCAGCGTTCACGACTCGGCATGGGCTCTGAAAACCTATGGAGACGTCACCAGACAGTTCGTAGCGGACCACCCGGATTTCTTTGGTAGCAGATTCATCTTCATTGTCAACAG GGCAATTGATGTTGACGCGTTGAAGGTGTTAGTGGAGAAGGCAATGAAGCTGCAAAGAGACTTCCCAGACTTGATGGTGGGCTTTGACTTG GTCGGTCGCGAGGACGACGGAAAGCCACTTTGGTATTTCCGAGATGCCTTGTCGCTACCAGAAGACACGGGCGTGACCCTTCCCTACTTTTTCCACGCCGGCGAGACAA ATCTGGAGGGCACTGACGTGGACCAGAACTTGTTGGACGCCATTTTGTTTAATACTTCCCGCATCGGCCATGGGTTTGCTCTGGTTCGCCACCCTTTGGCGCGAGAACTGTCCAAAAAGAGAGGCGTGGCTGTGGAAGTGTGTCCCATATCCAACCAG GTGTTGAAACTGGTAGATGATCTACGAAACCATCCGGCGGCGGTGCTGATGTCCCAGAACCACCCAATGGTCATCAGTTCGGACGACCCGGCCATGTTTGGAACTTTCGGCCTCTCCTACGACTTTTACGAGGCCTTTGTGGGTTTCGGGGGCAACAGGTCCCACGTGGGCACGCTCAAGCAACTGGCCATCAACTCTATTCT gtACAGCTCGCTGAGCCCAGAACTGCAGAACAAGGCTTTGGGTTTGTGGCAGAGAAAATGGGACAAGTTTGTCTCTGAAAATGCTTTCCCGAAACAAGAGTGCAGTCATGGCCATTTGTTTTGCTCGTATGCTGACACGTTTCCTTTCAGGAGACTCTTTAAATCTGCTGCAGTGCTGTGA
- the ribc2 gene encoding RIB43A-like with coiled-coils protein 2 yields MKRASLLHPQQLKVKHDTEKVVVDYRHQQAGKRPKELDPEAQVMMLPGLLGEDPDSRGRAHRQREQLRRWLVQQQEEKAAEKHRDKMEKLQDDRKRVDMDAEALQLQDKELDRRKAAAVATKEWNLNAMTETEERRHHERHQDAAQQQGQHTGTMGAPGLYPSSDRKPPPESSARIIQFHKHQIEEKMRAELEKKNEEMRHHGVRQDSARTAVLLDRQQARRRKQLRRHVDTANKHLAASQEHRKEDIGRGHIDERFFSQFNTSCR; encoded by the exons ATGAAACGAGCTTCCCTGCTTCATCCTCAACAACTGAAGGTCAAACATGATACGGAGAAGGTCGTCGTGGACTACCGCCATCAGCAGGCCGGGAAAAGGCCGAAGGAGTTGGACCCAGAAGCGCAGGTGATGATGTTGCCCGGTCTGCTCGGGGAGGACCCGGACAGCAGGGGACGAGCGCACAGGCAGAGGGAGCAGCTCCGAAGGTGGCTCGTCCAGCAACAGGAAGAGAAGGCCGCAGAAAAGCACAGAGACAAAATGGAGA AACTGCAGGACGACCGAAAAAGAGTAGACATGGACGCTGAAGCTCTGCAGCTGCAGGACAAAGAGTTGGACAGGAGAAAAGCAGCAGCGGTAGCGACCAAAGAGTGGAATCTCAACGCG ATGACTGAGACAGAAGAAAGGCGTCATCATGAGCGTCATCAGGACGCCGCCCAGCAGCAAGGTCAGCACACGGGCACGATGGGAGCGCCCGGCCTTTATCCCAGCAGCGACAGGAAGCCGCCTCCCGAGAGCTCGGCGCGAATCATTCAATTCCACAAGCATCAGATTGAAGAGAAAATG AGGGCAGAATTAGAGAAGAAAAATGAAGAGATGCGACACCACGGCGTCCGTCAGGACTCGGCCCGTACAGCCGTGCTCTTAGACAGGCAGCAGGCCCGACGCAGGAAGCAGCTACGACGACATGTGGACACCGCCAACAAACATCTGGCTGCATCGCAGGAGCACAG GAAAGAGGACATTGGGAGGGGACACATTGATGAGCGATTCTTCTCCCAATTCAACACCAGCTGCCGCTGA
- the LOC144053145 gene encoding tumor protein p53-inducible protein 11-like isoform X2, with protein MSIDSSNQQKGLAAHKVFKDLQRSFFCEISQMLGNEMKFAVREPIGLRMWLLTSAVGFTVIALMALVFPNHLYEVVFEDELSTTSLSVRLYGGALLSLALIMWNGLYTAEKIIIQWTLLSEACYFAVQFLVTSITLIEIGMLPNAAILLLLSRVLFLLVTMAYYYHLGRKPKKI; from the exons atgtcgattgatagcagcaatcaacagaaaggactggcagcccataAAGTATTCaaggatttgcagcgatcatttttttgcgag ATCAGTCAGATGCTGGGAAATGAGATGAAGTTCGCAGTTCGAGAGCCAATCGGCCTGAG GATGTGGTTGCTAACCTCAGCTGTGGGTTTCACTGTGATCGCCTTAATG GCCTTGGTGTTTCCCAACCATCTATATGAGGTTGTGTTTGAGGATGAACTATCTACAACCAGCCTCTCCGTTCGCCTTTATGGAGGAGCACTACTCA GCTTGGCCCTCATCATGTGGAATGGCCTCTACACAGCAGAGAAGATCATCATCCAGTGGACTCTGCTGAGTGAAGCTTGCTACTTTGCAGTGCAGTTTCTTG TGACATCCATCACCTTAATAGAGATTGGCATGCTTCCCAACGCTGCCATACTGCTGCTTCTCAGCAGAGTCCTCTTCCTGCTGGTCACCATGGCTTACTACTACCACCTGGGCCGCAAGCCAAAGAAGATCTGA